A single Alosa sapidissima isolate fAloSap1 chromosome 17, fAloSap1.pri, whole genome shotgun sequence DNA region contains:
- the LOC121688950 gene encoding uncharacterized protein LOC121688950 yields the protein MKMPPIPCTVIVLLTCLIQDHMGIQLYFPLFFSSSGGTATLPCGDVNCSSTTWIYRHRQTFAEMVLAKNGHIVPSFKAERLSLGPGCSLHISDITSEDTGYYGCEEILTHSHTYSCLTVPHVSASPHETEMEPCSVVTLHCLLYTQDDCGKSVADKGAVLAWVDEGQRELNSTPKRQIITTSACNITLMEKLTDTNPCLAQRTWRCQLTAGEQVLASANHTVRVKG from the exons ATGAAGATGCCACCCATCCCCTGCACTGTGATAGTGTTGCTGACGTGCCTGATTCAGGACCACATGG GTATCCAACTAtactttcccctttttttctcCAGTTCTGGAGGGACAGCCACTCTGCCTTGTGGTGATGTTAACTGCTCCTCCACTACATGGATTTACCGTCACAGACAGACTTTCGCAGAAATGGTATTGGCTAAAAATGGACACATCGTCCCATCATTCAAAGCTGAGAGACTGAGTCTTGGCCCTGGCTGCTCTCTACACATTTCTGATATCACCTCTGAAGATACCGGATACTACGGCTGTGAGGAaattctcacacactctcatacttaCTCTTGTCTGACAGTTCCTCATG TCTCTGCTTCCCCCCATGAGACTGAGATGGAGCCGTGCAGTGTTGTGACTCTCCACTGCCTCCTGTACACACAGGACGACTGTGGAAAATCCGTGGCCGATAAGGGAGCAGTTCTCGCCTGGGTGgatgaaggacagagagagctgAATAGCACCCCCAAACGCCAGATCATAACTACATCTGCCTGTAACATCACGCTGATGGAGAAGCTCACAGATACAAACCCTTGTCTTGCTCAGAGGACATGGAGATGCCAACTGACTGCAGGAGAGCAGGTTCTGGCTTCTGCCAACCACACCGTCAGAGTGAAAGGTTAG